The following is a genomic window from Drosophila busckii strain San Diego stock center, stock number 13000-0081.31 chromosome 2L, ASM1175060v1, whole genome shotgun sequence.
aaatttaaaaatattttacaacagcaattaattttttataatttctacatttaattttcagctaagctttaatattttttaaagccgTAAGGGGCTGGCaacacaaaatgtttaaaacagcaatagcaaaaacaaaaataaatacaagtttaatattaaaaaaaaatttataacagcaattaatttttttataatttctacatttaattttcagctGTTATGCTAAGTaatgcaacacaaaaaaaatataaaacagcaatataaaagtacaaaaattattaaacaaaataagtttacaatattttgtaacagcaataaatattttataatttttttatttagtttttatgcatttttcgCAGCTTTCACAATTTTCACTTTCACACAAAATACTTAAACAGCAGtaacaagctaaaaaaaatgattataaacaatttttaattattatgcataggttaaaaaaatatttttgtagctgctattaattattttataatttttatatttagttacaaGCTATTTTGCTAAGCCTAAATCGATTCTCATGCGCTTTGGACACtggaaaattttgaaaaacagcaaaatagcaaacaaagcacTACGAACAGCTCTAAAGtgaaaattgctttgaagGGCAGTCAGCATCTTTTTTTACGCCTGATTGAAGCtaaaggtgtgtgtgtgtgtgtgctcatagatttttcaattgatttgacAGACtgcccactcacacacacacacacagacacacccCGATTAGACAGGCTAATGGAGCACTTAGtgcaatgcaaacacacacagacacacacacacatgcgtgtgtgAGAACTTGATTTATGAGCGCTTAAAGGATGCGCAGCAGGACATGCATATGCAGTTGCTGTCAAACTGTTTTGCATAAATGCTCATTAAATCATGTTGCAACTTCAGAGAGCAGCATGCCTCATAGTTGTTAAGTCcagttttttttctctctctctctctctctcactctctcttactactttaaatttaaaacatactCGCCCAgctattaattgttgttgttgttgcaacggGGGCCTGAATGTCAAGTTCAAAATGATTTAGTGACTTCATCTCTCCTACTCGAggcaattaattgttgttcaGCTGGTGCGGCACGTTGCGCCGTTGCACAAACGAGTTTGTTAgttagaaagaaaaaaaagcccaacaacaaattatgctGATTTTGGCCCTAATGAGCGCTCATGTGTATGTAAATGGGCTTTTGGAACTTATATTGGCCAATTGGCCCAGACAATGCGAATTTCCCAGCGATTTCTCTCCCTACCAAAAAGCATTGccaacaaacatatttatgccTAATAAGGTATTAGCCCAAAACAGAGACACAATTGCTAATGCAGCTGCACCAAAAATTTTCAGCACAGCGCTCATTGCCACAAGAGTCTCAACTCTCAACCCAATAACCAATGACCAATGGCCATATCGATATCATGTGCACTGTAACAAAAATTAGAGCATGTTTGTAcagtgtaaaaataataattaaaagcttaacaCATTCATTAGAACTTAGCAtgctttgaataattttttaaaaatatttttaagcaatatttttaatttatatattattttattgtctttGAAAATTCAATCGTAATCAGttttaaatatgctacaaattttaactttattttattttttatttttctttgagcgtagtatgttaaaaaaaatcttatttttagtttaaaaaatattaaattatttttgtaaatattttattttgcaaaatttcattaagttaatttacttttatagtAATTTTTTCTCAGTGTACTCTAGCAATTTTTAAGGTCTTAATTAATACTTTattctattttaaaatattatgctaagcttaaaaaacttttaaatatttttttaaatattttattatgcaaaattttagcATAAGTTGTTcgatattaataaaatttattgctatcaatattgtaatttttttctgaGTGTACGCTAGCAATTTTAAAGGTGCGCCTGGGCATATCGATGACTAATAAccttcaatgtgtgtgtgcaaagtgCGCTCAAGACAATTAACAATGCAATTTTCTTACTCCAGCGCCTCAAGTGCAGGACatctgtcagtcagtcagtcagtgagtcGATTGGCGGCTCTTGTGACAAAACTAATTATGGATTGAATGCAAGCATGACCGAATGCCAACTCCTTTGGCAGCTAATGATGCCTGACAAGCAACTGAAACTCGTGTAAAATATCTGCCATCAAAACATAAGACACAAgtagttgcaacaacagtCGAGGCaagtaaattaagtttattgtaCTCCTTTGTATATGcgcaacttgtgtgtgtgtggcatgtgactcagcagctgcagctacaaaacaaattgctgccaacATTCATAATTTcctgtttaaattaaaagtcgGCCAACAAGTCAAACTCACAAActctcaaactcaaactcaagcgGCGGCACGGCCTAGTCACATAAACTATTTCCTAGTGACAAAAAATTAACagctttgaataaaaaatcTCTCAAAAAATCAGCCAATTAAATGTCGCCTTCAAAACACAGACCagaccgaaaaaaaaaacttggacaaaacaattttccacaaacaacaaacatttcaatgtgcgtttattgattttattatgcataaagccaaagtcaccaaaaatcacaaaaacaaaaagctaacaaaaaaaaaatgtaaatcgATATCGATACGAGCAGCgaacaaaaattatgcattttgaaGCCAATTTGACGATTTGCCGATACGATTTTTATGAGCTTATGCTCTAACTGAAATTTATGAGACAACATTGGCCACATCAAGcagtttgctataaaataaaaaaaatatatataaattacaaaaaaacattcaaaagagctatacaattttattgtaagcgcattttaaaaatataatgtcGTTTTAGAATGCAGAATTGTTCTTAGACTTTCTTAgaatttactaaaaaaaattgttataatgcCAAAgggaattaaaaaaatattttaaataagtttctgaaaaataatttagaagGCTCTAATGTATGAATACAGCTCGGACAGCAGCACTAGCGAGCTAAGCGAACATgccgatgatgatgatgacaatattgaaattgatgtCGTCGAGtagtaaaatattaacttaatttaaaatagttgtgttgctctggctagaatttaatcaaaaatattttttttatatatttaatcaaacttttttataatgaaaaaatcttataaattaattctGAAAATGTAGGGACAGACTaactttaaatcaaatatttttatatattaatatttcatattatgttgtgccataaataatttgaatatttatagtGTGTAgcatagttttattttctctaTTGTGCAGttctatttgcatttgaatgccTAGACTGCAACTAATGCTTAGCAGGGCTTAATAACAGCTGCCACTAGTCTAGACTAGCCAATTCAAATTATAGTGCTACAGCTAGAGCTACTAATTAGCAAAGGCATGCAATTAATAGATTtctagtttaaatatttggaaTTGTAGCAGCGTATTTAAAATGCGACTGCTTCGTAGCTTAAAAGCTTCTTCTTGTTTAATAGCTGACCATATGGAAGCTGGCTAAAAGATTTTAGCCTCCAGGCAAAGACACATTGGCCATGCCGCCAACGCCAAAGGCGTAACActtcgcgctctctctctcgctctcgctctttatcACGCTTTGGTCTGCATATAATTATGGTTCGTTAAcctgtttttgattttgtttttggccaagTCAACGCCACTCAGCGTCAACGTCAATTGGCAACTGGCCTGGCTAGCAATTTGGTATTGctacgctatatatatatatatatatatatatatatatatctattgcTGAATGTCGTTTATCATAATCTTATCAACAATTCACattcaattataaatcaatcaaaattgcaccattttcattttccaaACGTGTTTGATTTGCCGCCACGAgcctaaaatatttgccataaaaatagtttctgctttaatacactttgtcaAAAAATGATATGGGTATGATAAAGTTGTAGCAAATGCTTGTAACAGCTAGCGACAGGCGTGGCAAactatattcttgatcagcaagacaaactgagccATTCtgactgtttgtttgtctgtatgagcaactatAACTCAGtgactataagagctagagcaactaaatttagttcttataattaagcaacaatttgcttttagttttgcgCACAATTTTGATCAAAATATGACgcaaaaaatctaaaataaattacacataatatacaaatttttgtaagCAATACCGTAGctaaagtgcatttaaaagttggttgcgctcaactttaacttgttttttttttatattattttgtatagaTTTGTGCATTTGATATATGGGCGAATGCCAGCAGCTCCCACGTTTACGTTAACGTTTAAGTGTGTGGCTCTCtgtattagttttttttttttgtggcaagttCGTGTTGTTGCCGTTATTTATGGGCTTACAACTATTTGCATTCTATAGTTGATTGGGCCTAGCCGCTGTTGTTCAGTAGCAGCTAAAAACGCCTGAGTGCGTTAATTTAGTTCGCAAATGatgaatatttttgaaagtAAGCCACcccaattttttgttttttttttttttgaggttTTTGCAAAACAACCACAAAAGCTATTGCTGATTGCAATCAAGTTGCCAATGCCTCGCACCCCCCTCAGCAGCTCACTTTTCTATTATCTCGCCTGGCATTGTCATTGCAAATCTTAATGCTtcattaatttacatttttgctattgtttggcacacaacaatttgcaattagaaATTTGCAACCGCAAAAAATAAGCGCTTAAGCTATGATTCAATAGgatgcaacaaatattaaaaattttaatgttaacgTAAATTTTGTGACAGCGGCGCTgccttaaattttttacatatatttgcgCCCACGCTTTGAGCCCTGCCCTGCTCAAGTTTGGCTGATGAGTaagtaatataaaaaagcGTAGGCCACCCTACTGCAAACATATTCTATTACTGTAGACCGTGCCCCATGCTCAAGTTAATTAGGTCGAgggcttgcagcagcagcaacttgtgtctgccacagcaacaagttaacgacatttatttttggctactgtagcaagcaacaaaataaaaaaagaacaatCAACATgacaacatttgcttgtttgctaattaattaagagGTGTGCTTAGCtattcaacagcagcagccgcagtcgcagccgcagcttGAGGCGTTAACTGCGCCGCTTGTTCTTTTGCCCAGCGTCTCACTCAAAAGCGAGTCAAGGTCAACGACAAAGATGAGCTAATGCCATGACGCTGCCagctttgatatatttatgagCAAAATCTTTATGCCTCTGcgaataagcataaataaagaTTTTTACTTGTATTTTTGATGTATTACTATTGACTGTGTAAATGTTTTTAGgctgcaacatttaattttaaatttttttttataattatgtaatttgaggtaaaaaagaaaaacataaaaaatttatagaattattATAGGCTGcctatatattaaatttgaaatttttcaactaattaattttatttgtgcctatttatttgtgcaagcaacactaaattttatatttttcaattaattcattttaactacttttttgttataatatacttttgtaattattctctgtaatttttttaaaatttaaaattttaatttttttacaactcttacatttacaattaattttatttttattaaaaaagtgtAACAAGTtcgctgcaattttatttgaggGTTGAGGCtcattatacataaaaaaaaaacataaaaaatgtataaaatttttatgttattttgcataaaaaatgcatgacTCCCTGGGGTCGAAACAAAACGCAATCAGTCGCAACTTTTTactcaaaatataatatttgtaaagaatctttttgtatgtgtagcagctgctgcttgcaacagctAATTGCGTTTAATTGTGGGGCAAGTAGTAAAAACGAAGATACATAAAATTTGTGTCACAACAGAATTAGCAAAGGACAGCTACGAATAAAAAGGATGTAAGCTATTTCATATGTAGAGCAATGATTTTTATGTGGCACGCGTGttgttctgtgtgtgtgtgtgcgtgtgtggcagctgccacaaagTAGGCGTGCTGCAGACACGCTTCAGCAACAGTGTAAGCAAAGCGTTGCAAATGCCGCTTGATGAATTACTAAAAATGAAAGACAACCCCTTTaggtaattttattttttcaatgcATGTGCCTTACTTTTGATTTGTGACAAATTGTGCGTTGCAAGTTGCGCTTGCGCACTTGAAAATGTCGCTGAGCTGGCATAACAACACATTCGTCATTAGAAGAGACAGTGAAGCGTTGGAACGTTGAACGACGCGATATGTCAAATGTCATTAACGCTTCAGCTCGCAACTGATTTTCACGCCTCACCCTCAagccaagtgtgtgtgtgtgtgtgtgcctcacTTTTCACTAGTCATGACTCATGACTTCAACAACAAGGCGTGGCCAGCCTCAACCTCAGCCAAGTACAGtcgctacaacaacaacaaaaacaagtgaaCGCATTCAAATTTGCCGCAGCTAACtgttatatacactttgactatatgcagaatttataatataaataaaataaagattttAAAGCTGTTCCGATTGTATTTAGTCATTTTACAACACATATCGATAAAGTTCTCAAACGATTACGATCTATTTTCAAATGCTTTACAATTAGTGTTGGGTAATCACTACTCAGTTTGGTAAGCTAGCTCTCATTGatcatttaattgttttgatagataaaattaaaactaatttaaaatacataaattaaaattatcgTCCAAAATgcgaaaacaaatttatttaaatgtttattgcgACCCCAAAATTCTATTTGTATTGTTCAAGTGAACCATTGAGCAAATGATTTGGTTCATTTTAGCGAGCAGCTTTTTTTTCACTCTCCAACACTCCACACCATTCGGCATTTATTCTGCGAAATTAAAGCGTGCGAGTTGCTTCATTCAAAGTTTTCCTAAAATGTCGATTGTTAAATgtgatataaaaaattttgccACCGAAACCGTCGAAGCTAAAGTCCGTTGTGAATGGGAACACTTAAATGCTCaaagttttcaaaaattttcgaTAAAAgacattcaattttattttcaacttatACCACGCTCTAAGTTTGAAATTGGTAAGgaaatttgcttgcattatGAATGCCCACCGGAAGTGAAATTTAAGGGCACTATTGAAGTTAATGACAATATTAAAAAGGATTTTAATTCGACTAACAAATTCATTATCCTTGGTTGCATGAGTCAAATTTGTATCcctttaaattgtaaaatcaCATTAACATTCCATACAAAGAAAACGTCTGATGATTCGGCTTCGGAAACGGCATTTTTGGATATTGGCAGCTCTCTTGCCACTTTGcttgatacaaatgtattAAGCGATGTAACAATCGTATCTGCCGATAATCAAGAGATAccagcgcataaaaatattttgtcagGTATGAACTAAATggttactttttaaatttataaatgtaactgtcataaattatttacagcacGCTCCAAAGTCTTTGCGGCCATGTTCAGTCATCAGTTGGAAGAGTCGAAGCTGAATCGGGTGGAGATAGCCGATTTCGATGCGGATGTAATCAAAGAaatgcttcaatttatttacactgGCACATCACCTAATTTGGATAAATATAATGGACGGCTGTTGGCCATTGCTGATAAATACGAGCTCTCTAGACTTAAATATAGCTGCGCAAACTCGCTCATCAGGAATATTAACATAGAGAATGCTGGGactgctttagctttggccgAACTGCACAGTtcaaaaaaactttttgatgTCGCTGTcgaatttattaaatcaaatgaaaagtCTATTATAGCGACTGAAAGTTGGAAGAATGTTAGCGAAACTAATGGAGCGCtagtacaaaaatatttactagcAAAGTATGAAATTTGCGTAGAAATTAccagaaaaagaaaaagaagtgTATGAGATATTTTTcctacatatttttattaattttgaaattaaatttaatttaaatattcttgcTTTAGACATTTAATTGAGAACACGATGACGTACACAATTTCcaacttataattatttttaagatcAGTTTGAATGTAACTTTTTGTGtttaatattgaaaagcatattgaaaagctttatacacatatatattttcaacaaaatataaatctgaCATACAATTTGCACAGCTTCAGCATACCCTTCATCTTACcctttaaaaatatcaaagtgtataaaaagtaaacaatgcGCCATCAACGCTTGCAAAGCACTTGGCGTCTACATAAAATACACGACTTGACACTAAACACTTTATAGCCTTATAAGTGGACAGTGCCTCGcctatgcaaaaaaaaaaaaaaaacccagcaaaaacaaaaattatatatcttGAATATCATCATTATCAACGTTTTGGCATGCGCTACTGTAAGTTGGTCAAAAGCATACGCGTTGGCGttaatcatatttttaaatgctcttTGGCTTTAAACAAAATCTATTATCAATTAATAGCCAcattaaaataagcaacatAATAACGTTTTTGCCTTGAGTTTTGTTTAACTTAAAATGCGACAAAGTCTTAACAATGTTCAATGTtatagctttatttaaatatagtggggctattcatttgtattaagctaaaatattgtgctgctttcttttaataaattgattttatcgCTTCATGTTTCACTCAtaactaaagcaaatataatttcacaaaataaatatgaaattatgaTTGGCCATTCAGCGACTTGGCGTATCCATTTCGATTAGGAACGGCAACGAACTCAACACGCAGTGTAAATAAATCTTTAGCCCGCGCACCCCTTTGCACTTTTGCCTGCATGCAACTGTCAAAAAACATTAGCAAAAAATGTGCCAAAAAAAGGgttaaaagcaagcaaaaatatatggaatttagcaaaatattaattaaagacaGTGGAAAGTGAAAGTTCAATGCATAAGCAATTTGCTTCAAGTGTCAAATGTTTGAATTGCGtagaaaattgttgcttaggCTTAGATACGCTGCATTAGTGAGGGGAGCGGGGAGCGGTAACGGGGGTGAGGCAACAGCTGTATATGCTACAGTTATAACCAAAAGATTGTGGACTAAAGCGATTAATTTTAGCACAATTGTGCTAcgaactaaaaatatatacaaatgttgttTTCGCAGCAAGGGGCGTGCGCGCACAGGGGCGGGCGGAGGGGGTGTTTGCTGCTGATTACGCGCTATTGTCCTTTCGACTCACACAATGCACATTCTTAATACTCACATGCTGCAGTTCCATTGTCAGTGCactaattttgttgtttactttggTCAACATAAATGCACACGCCCCCCGCTCACTGTTACGCCCATGAGCATAAAGCGTATGAAGTTGTCAGCATGCCACAGCGTTGCCGCTTAAGTACAAGTTGACccaaaaatattcaacttaAAGTCTCGAGACTTTATCTATGCGTAGCcgagctgcataaataatccGCCTAGCACATTTGAAATTGATAAAGACAATTTACAATATGCACATTGGGCTgactgccagcaacaacaacaacaagcaacaaacagcgCTAGCAACAACTTCTTGCATCAATAACACAGCTCACGATAAcccaaacaaatcaaattggtGTCATTTAGACGTCGACAGTGCAGCGGGCTGCAACTTGTATGAGAAATTTTTTGGAGTTGCTTGAGACGTCgtcatgtggcatgtggcatcaTTTACTGCAAGAGTCAGGCAACAAAGCTGTTAAGATTAAAATCAGGCATACTCTTCACTTCAGTCaaagtgaaattgaaaattgagcGTAAGTCGTTTGAATTGGAATTAACGCATGTACTTGTGGCATTTTCCattacacaaataaaaatattaacatttatgtaGAGTTATTAAACTTagctataaaagcaacaagtaTGAGAACTGCAGAAAGATTTGGAAATTCAAAAGCATtgaagtaaattaaaatttacttttgtaacttttttaaatttgatttatttttgacaatttaaaaatttatatagactTTATTGAGAAAGGAAAGCCCAAAATTTTGGAAATTCAAAAGATTTTGTatagattattatttatttttgtaagctgTTAAGaacttttctatattttatttcatttgaaaattaatgtaGAGATATTTGAGAAACATAATTGTTGAGATTCAATAAAAGGGgaaaaaattgg
Proteins encoded in this region:
- the LOC108604778 gene encoding speckle-type POZ protein-like, with the protein product MFSHQLEESKLNRVEIADFDADVIKEMLQFIYTGTSPNLDKYNGRLLAIADKYELSRLKYSCANSLIRNINIENAGTALALAELHSSKKLFDVAVEFIKSNEKSIIATESWKNVSETNGALVQKYLLAKYEICVEITRKRKRSV